Part of the Candidatus Sulfotelmatobacter sp. genome is shown below.
CATGAAGGGAGCGGCACAGCATTCGGCGGGCTTGCTCACCACGACTTCCGTAGTCACATTGTGGACGGCATCCGGCGTCATGATCTCCTGGATGGATGGTTTCCGCCGCTGCTACGAGCTGCCGAAAACCTGGGGCCTGGTGCAGGAACGGCTGATCGCATTCCTGCTCGTCGTCTTCGCGCTGGTTCCCATGACTTTCGCGACGATTCTTATTGCGGTTGGCAGCAAGTTTGAAACTCGCCTTCTCTCCTACATCGATCCTGATTTCAGCATTTACGTGCTCCTGCTCTGGGGTGGGATCCGGTGGCTGGTCGCCACTCTGACGAGCATCGCGGTGATTGCGTTGATCTATCATCACGCGGTCCCGCGCACGCAGCCCTGGCACAGCGTTATCCCAGGCGCCATGCTCGCGACCATCTTGTGGTTCTCCGTCACCGTTGGATTTCGCGCCTACCTCCAAAGTTTCGGCGACTTCGCCACCATCTACGGTTCGCTCGGCGCGGCCATGGCGCTGCTGGTGTGGATGTATCTGATTTCCCTGGTTGTTCTGGTGGGCGCGGAGTTCAATGCCTTGCTATTCCCTAGAGCCATGCTGGGAAAAGAACTCACGGCGATCAACGGCCCCAAAGCCACCAACTAAAGCGACGAATGAACGCATGACGATGGATCTCGAACACATGAGTGCCGAAGAATTCGTTGAGCACGGAATGAGTCGCATACTGCAACTGGTAAACGATGCCACAGAGGGAAGGATTAGACTTCTCCTGGCGGTTCGCCAGATCGTGCCGGTCCTCCACGGGTCGCAGAGCCTCGAGAAGAGAATTAGCCCGGAGGACTTTAGATTTTTGATCGGTGTTCGCAGCGAGTGCGACGAACTGCCTCTGGGCGACGAGCGGCAATACTGGGCCCCGGAATCCCTGCGAGAAAAAGATTTGCTGGCTGATAAGTACGAAGCGCAGATCGGGGATCGTGTGCGCTCAACATTTGCTCGCATTTCCACCTGCCTCCTGCAAACACATGTCCCACGCTCTCGATTCCCTCAGTAGGATGAGCCATTGAAAAAACAGATCCTTAGAGAGTCCGCAGGCGAAGTAACTTCTTCGGTAGGCGGGCCGCCGCCCTCCCGCCGCGCCAAAATCATCTGCACTATCGGCCCCGCCTGCAACTCCGAAGCCGCCATGCGCGATCTGCTCCGCCTCGGAATGGATGTCGCGCGCCTGAATTTTTCTCACGGCACTCATAACGATCACGCCCAAAACATCCAGCGCCTGCGCCGCGCCGCCGAACGTGAAGGACGCACTGTTTGCATCCTGCAAGATCTGCAAGGCCCGAAGATCCGCACCGGGATCCTGGAACGTCACGAGCCTGTCTTACTGAAAACCGGCTCGGTCGTCACCATTACACCGCAGGATGTACCGGGCAGCGCGACGCGCATCTGCACTACGTTCCCCGACCTTGCGCGAGAACTCATCGCAGGCGCGCGCATCCTGCTGAGTGATGGCTTGATCGAACTCCGCGTGCGCGGTGTCCGCGGGGACGATGTGTTGTGCGACGTCATCAATGGCGGAATGCTGGGCGAACATAAGGGAATCAACCTTCCCGGCGTTGCGCTGTCGATTCCTGCGCTTACCGAAAAAGACCGCAAGGATCTCGAATTCGGCCTGCATCACGGAGTCGACGCCGTCGCGCTCTCTTTCGTGCGCACTGCGGCCGACGTCAGCATGGGGAAACAAATTATCGCCTCGCACCAGAGCGATATTCCCGTCATCGCCAAGCTCGAAAAGCCGCAAGCCATCGATCATCTGGAAGAAATTCTCGAAGCTGCCGACGGAGTCATGGTCGCCCGCGGCGATCTCGGCGTTGAGATGGCGCCGGAAAAAGTTCCGGTCATTCAAAAGCACGTAATTCGCCGCGCCGCGGCGTGGCGCAAGCCCGTGATCACCGCGACCCAGATGCTCGAATCCATGATAGAAAACCCGCGACCTACACGCGCCGAAGCCAGCGACGTAGCCAACGCAATTTTCGACGGCAGCGACGCCGTCATGCTCTCCGCCGAAACCGCCAGCGGCCAGTATCCCCGCGAATCGGTTGCGATTATGTCGCGCATCGCGATCGAAGCCGAGTGCAATATGGCGGACTTCCTACAGTTCCGCCGGCGCCGCGAGCACAGCGGACTCTCGGTCGCCGAAACCATCTGCGAGTCGATCGCCCACTCCGCCGAAGACCTCCCCATGGGCGCGATCGCAGTATTCACCGAGTCGGGCAACACCGTACGCATGATTTCGAAGTATCGCCCCAAAGTCGCGATCTATGGCTTTACTCACAGCCTCCCCGTGGTGCAGCGCATGAATCTGTATTGGGGAGTGCATCCGGTGCGCTGCCGCCAGGCCTATTCCGCGGAGCAGATGGTGACTATGGCCGAGCAGGACCTGGTCCGGCGCGGTGTGCTGAAACCCGGAGACGTTCTGGGAGTGGTCGCCGGCACGCGCCAGTCGTCGGGCTCAACCAATCTTATGCGCCTGCACGTGGTCACTGACGAAGAGGCCGAGAGTATCGCTCATCCGCAGAAGCATGCCAAAAAAGCTCCGAAGAAGGCGCACCCGAGGAAGAAAAAAACCTGAATCTTGGGTGCCCGGACTTCTCGCCGATTTTGCGAGAAGTGGGAATTGTCGCCAGCTATAATTCCCACGTATGCCGCAGGAAATACTCTCGGTGGCGATCTGGGAGCCGGCTCCTGACATGGAAGCCGCGTCGTTGGCCACGCTTCGCGAGCTCAGCTCCATCCTGACCGCGAAAGGCTACGGACGCGACCAGCTCTATCGTGACCACGAATCGCATTATGTTCTAGTCCGCCACTGGACCTCGGAAGCCGCCCGCCAATCCGCACTGGAAGACCCTGATATGCTCCGCTGCTGGGCAAGACTGGGCAATGAAATCCAAATTGTGAAAGTGTACGAGACCCTTACCGAAGTATCGTTGGATACGGCGAAGTAGCCACCGCTAAGGGGATCGGTTGTGACTGCAATCGCCTGTTAACATCAACGAATCGTTACGTCGTATACTGGGCGGGGTGCTGAAATGAAAATTGTGGCC
Proteins encoded:
- a CDS encoding antibiotic biosynthesis monooxygenase, which translates into the protein MPQEILSVAIWEPAPDMEAASLATLRELSSILTAKGYGRDQLYRDHESHYVLVRHWTSEAARQSALEDPDMLRCWARLGNEIQIVKVYETLTEVSLDTAK
- the pyk gene encoding pyruvate kinase, which encodes MKKQILRESAGEVTSSVGGPPPSRRAKIICTIGPACNSEAAMRDLLRLGMDVARLNFSHGTHNDHAQNIQRLRRAAEREGRTVCILQDLQGPKIRTGILERHEPVLLKTGSVVTITPQDVPGSATRICTTFPDLARELIAGARILLSDGLIELRVRGVRGDDVLCDVINGGMLGEHKGINLPGVALSIPALTEKDRKDLEFGLHHGVDAVALSFVRTAADVSMGKQIIASHQSDIPVIAKLEKPQAIDHLEEILEAADGVMVARGDLGVEMAPEKVPVIQKHVIRRAAAWRKPVITATQMLESMIENPRPTRAEASDVANAIFDGSDAVMLSAETASGQYPRESVAIMSRIAIEAECNMADFLQFRRRREHSGLSVAETICESIAHSAEDLPMGAIAVFTESGNTVRMISKYRPKVAIYGFTHSLPVVQRMNLYWGVHPVRCRQAYSAEQMVTMAEQDLVRRGVLKPGDVLGVVAGTRQSSGSTNLMRLHVVTDEEAESIAHPQKHAKKAPKKAHPRKKKT
- a CDS encoding YihY/virulence factor BrkB family protein, with translation MLRFFRLLRLAFWRAFVHDAFATAKASAYSSILTFFPVLLIIGSSLANWRKGAPYLREISYALGSILPAGTNTALSYMKGAAQHSAGLLTTTSVVTLWTASGVMISWMDGFRRCYELPKTWGLVQERLIAFLLVVFALVPMTFATILIAVGSKFETRLLSYIDPDFSIYVLLLWGGIRWLVATLTSIAVIALIYHHAVPRTQPWHSVIPGAMLATILWFSVTVGFRAYLQSFGDFATIYGSLGAAMALLVWMYLISLVVLVGAEFNALLFPRAMLGKELTAINGPKATN